The proteins below are encoded in one region of Aequorivita iocasae:
- a CDS encoding DMT family transporter, translating to MNWLLLIIAGLFEVAFAACLGKVKETSGLDSKLWFGGFLICLFISMFLLIKATQTLPIGTAYAVWTGIGAVGTVLVGIFYFNEPATFWRVFFLATLIASIIGLKFVAN from the coding sequence TTGAACTGGCTCCTCCTTATAATCGCCGGCCTCTTTGAAGTAGCCTTCGCAGCCTGCCTCGGCAAAGTAAAGGAAACCTCGGGCCTCGATTCAAAATTGTGGTTTGGGGGGTTTTTAATTTGCCTTTTTATCAGTATGTTTTTACTTATAAAAGCTACACAAACGCTTCCCATCGGTACTGCCTATGCGGTGTGGACGGGCATTGGAGCCGTGGGGACGGTATTGGTGGGGATATTCTATTTTAACGAACCAGCTACTTTCTGGCGGGTATTCTTTCTTGCTACCCTCATTGCCTCTATAATAGGGTTGAAATTCGTTGCAAATTAA
- a CDS encoding MarR family winged helix-turn-helix transcriptional regulator, with protein MKEKTIDYILRSTWMSVTKMYNEEAGKKGSTMATGFALISIDPEEGTPSTALGPKMGMEATSLSRTLKSMEQKGLIERKPNPDDGRGVLIHLTPFGKEMRDFSKGVVLGFDEAVKKNVSAEELEIFKKVANTINELINSKKIYDSQ; from the coding sequence ATGAAGGAAAAAACAATCGATTATATACTGCGCTCCACCTGGATGAGCGTAACAAAAATGTACAATGAAGAAGCTGGAAAAAAAGGAAGCACCATGGCCACAGGCTTTGCCCTTATAAGCATTGATCCCGAGGAAGGCACGCCCTCCACGGCACTTGGACCAAAAATGGGGATGGAAGCTACTAGCCTCTCAAGAACCTTGAAATCTATGGAACAAAAAGGTTTGATAGAGCGCAAACCCAATCCTGATGATGGTCGCGGGGTCTTGATCCACTTAACGCCTTTCGGAAAAGAGATGCGCGATTTTTCAAAAGGGGTGGTTTTAGGCTTTGATGAAGCGGTAAAAAAAAATGTCTCTGCCGAAGAACTGGAGATTTTCAAAAAGGTGGCAAACACAATAAACGAATTAATCAATTCAAAAAAAATATACGACTCTCAATAA
- a CDS encoding 3-hydroxyacyl-CoA dehydrogenase/enoyl-CoA hydratase family protein, whose protein sequence is MSKRRINKVAVIGSGIMGSGIACHFANIGVEVLLLDIVPRELTDEEKKKGLTLNDKAVRNRIVNNDLQKSIKSNPAPLYHKDFAKRISTGNLEDDISKVNTADWIIEVVVERLDIKKQVFENLAKHRKEGTLITTNTSGIPIHLMSEGHSEDFQKHFCGTHFFNPPRYLKLFEIIPGPKTSPEVLDFLNEYGEKFLGKTSVVAKDTPAFIGNRIGIFGIQSLFHQVKEMGLTVEEVDKLTGPVIGRPKSATFRTVDVVGLDTLVHVANGIYENVPDDEEHETFRLPKFINTMMENKWLGSKSGQGFYKKVKNDDGSSEILSLDLESMEYRKSKKASFGTLEKTKSVDNVADRFPILIKGEDKAGEFYRKNFGAMFAYVSKRIPEITDELYKIDDAMKAGFGWENGPFEIWDAVGVKKGIELIKDLGKEPAPWVNEMLESGVDSFYEVREGNTYYYSIPDKIHKKIPGQDAFIILDNIRKSKEVWSNKDVVVEDLGDGILNVEFRSKMNSIGGDVLAGVNKAIDLAEASFDGLVIANNGKNFSVGANIGMIFMMAVEQEYEELNAAVKYFQDTSMRIRYSSIPVVVAPHGMTLGGGCEFTLHADRVVAAAESYIGLVEFGVGVIPGGGGSKEMAMRASDTFKKDDVELNRLQEYFLTIGMAKVSTSAYEAYDTGILQKGKDIVIVNQNRQIAAAKEVARFMADQGYTKPIPRTDVKVLGKQALGMFLVGTDQMVAGNYISEHDKKIANKLAYVMAGGDLSEASYVSEQYLLDLEREAFLSLTGERKTLERLQHMIQKGKPLRN, encoded by the coding sequence ATGTCAAAAAGAAGAATTAACAAAGTAGCGGTAATCGGTTCCGGAATTATGGGAAGCGGCATAGCCTGCCATTTCGCCAACATAGGCGTGGAAGTGCTGTTGCTGGATATTGTTCCGCGCGAGCTTACCGATGAGGAAAAGAAAAAGGGCTTAACCCTAAATGATAAGGCTGTACGAAACAGGATCGTAAACAACGATTTGCAGAAATCGATAAAAAGCAACCCTGCCCCACTCTACCACAAGGATTTCGCAAAACGGATTTCCACCGGAAATCTCGAGGACGATATTTCCAAGGTAAACACTGCCGATTGGATCATTGAAGTGGTTGTAGAGCGCCTGGACATTAAAAAGCAGGTTTTTGAAAATCTTGCAAAACACCGAAAGGAAGGCACACTTATTACCACAAACACTTCCGGAATCCCGATACACTTAATGAGCGAAGGCCATAGCGAGGATTTTCAGAAACATTTCTGCGGTACGCACTTTTTCAATCCGCCCCGCTATTTAAAACTTTTTGAAATCATTCCCGGACCAAAAACCTCGCCTGAAGTTTTAGACTTTTTAAATGAATATGGCGAAAAATTCCTCGGGAAAACTTCCGTGGTCGCAAAAGACACTCCTGCATTTATAGGAAACAGAATCGGAATCTTCGGCATTCAAAGTCTTTTCCACCAAGTAAAGGAAATGGGCCTTACCGTGGAAGAAGTAGATAAACTGACCGGGCCGGTAATCGGCCGACCCAAATCGGCAACCTTCCGCACTGTTGATGTGGTTGGTCTCGATACCTTGGTGCACGTTGCAAACGGAATCTATGAAAATGTGCCCGACGATGAGGAGCACGAAACCTTCAGACTGCCAAAATTCATCAACACAATGATGGAAAACAAATGGCTGGGAAGCAAAAGCGGACAGGGTTTTTACAAAAAAGTGAAAAACGACGACGGAAGTAGCGAAATCCTATCACTCGACCTTGAATCCATGGAATACCGAAAAAGCAAAAAAGCCTCTTTCGGTACCTTGGAAAAAACCAAATCGGTTGATAATGTGGCCGACCGTTTCCCAATTCTTATAAAAGGTGAAGACAAGGCAGGCGAATTCTACCGAAAAAATTTCGGGGCTATGTTTGCTTACGTTTCCAAAAGAATTCCCGAAATAACCGACGAGCTCTATAAGATTGACGATGCCATGAAAGCCGGTTTCGGCTGGGAAAACGGCCCGTTTGAAATATGGGATGCCGTGGGCGTGAAAAAGGGAATTGAACTAATAAAAGATTTAGGGAAAGAGCCCGCCCCTTGGGTAAATGAAATGCTTGAGAGTGGCGTGGATAGCTTTTATGAAGTACGTGAAGGGAACACATACTATTACAGTATCCCAGACAAAATACATAAAAAAATACCCGGACAGGATGCCTTTATTATTCTGGACAACATCCGAAAATCCAAGGAAGTTTGGAGCAACAAAGACGTTGTGGTTGAAGATTTGGGCGATGGTATTTTAAATGTAGAATTCCGAAGCAAGATGAACAGTATTGGGGGCGATGTACTTGCCGGTGTAAACAAAGCTATAGACCTTGCCGAAGCTAGTTTTGACGGTTTGGTAATTGCCAACAACGGCAAAAACTTTTCCGTGGGCGCCAACATTGGTATGATCTTTATGATGGCAGTAGAACAAGAGTATGAAGAATTAAATGCAGCCGTAAAGTATTTTCAGGATACAAGTATGCGCATCCGCTATTCCTCTATTCCCGTGGTGGTTGCACCACATGGAATGACCTTGGGTGGAGGTTGTGAGTTTACGCTCCACGCAGACCGCGTGGTTGCAGCAGCCGAAAGTTACATAGGTTTGGTTGAATTTGGCGTTGGAGTAATCCCCGGCGGTGGCGGTTCCAAGGAAATGGCAATGCGCGCCAGCGACACTTTCAAAAAAGATGATGTGGAATTGAACAGACTTCAGGAATATTTCTTGACCATTGGAATGGCAAAAGTTTCCACTTCAGCCTATGAAGCTTACGATACGGGTATTCTTCAAAAAGGAAAAGATATCGTTATCGTAAACCAAAACAGGCAAATTGCCGCAGCGAAGGAAGTTGCGCGTTTTATGGCAGACCAAGGCTACACAAAACCAATCCCAAGAACCGATGTGAAAGTACTCGGAAAGCAAGCCTTGGGAATGTTTTTAGTTGGAACGGACCAAATGGTGGCAGGTAATTACATCAGCGAGCACGACAAAAAAATAGCCAATAAGCTTGCCTATGTAATGGCAGGTGGTGATTTGAGCGAAGCAAGCTACGTAAGCGAACAATATTTACTTGACCTTGAAAGGGAAGCCTTCTTAAGTTTAACCGGAGAGCGAAAGACTTTGGAAAGACTTCAGCATATGATTCAGAAAGGGAAACCTCTTAGAAATTAG
- a CDS encoding four helix bundle protein codes for MHKLEELKIWNKAMEVAEEVYLLTANFPNEEKFGLISQLRRSAVSIPSNIAEGAGRNTNGEFKNFLGIANGSSYELFTQLLLSIKLKLGSESLVNPILSKVIELQKMSYSLIKSLEK; via the coding sequence ATGCACAAGTTAGAAGAATTAAAGATTTGGAATAAAGCGATGGAAGTTGCTGAAGAAGTCTATCTACTAACTGCAAATTTTCCAAATGAAGAAAAGTTTGGATTGATCAGTCAACTTCGTAGAAGTGCTGTTTCAATTCCTTCTAATATTGCAGAAGGGGCAGGAAGAAATACCAATGGTGAATTTAAAAACTTCCTCGGCATTGCTAACGGTTCTTCATATGAGCTTTTTACACAATTATTATTATCAATTAAATTAAAACTTGGTTCAGAATCATTAGTAAATCCAATTTTATCCAAAGTTATTGAACTACAAAAAATGAGCTATTCATTAATAAAATCGTTAGAAAAATGA